TGTCGGCTACGCCCATCCCCCGTTCGCTGGCTCTGACCCTGTACGGCGACCTCGAGGTCTCCCAGATCGACGAGCTGCCCCCAGGCCGCACCCCCATCCAAACCAAAATCCTCACCCAGAAAACCCGCACCCAGGCCTACGCCTTTGCCCGGCAAGAAATCCAGAAAGGCCACCAGGTGTTTGTGGTCACGCCCATGATTGAGGAGGGCGAGTCGGAGGCCACCGCCGAGCTGGCCGCGGCCACCCGGCTGCGCAAGGAGCTCGAAACCCTTTTGCCGGATGTACGCATCGACCTACTCCACGGCAAGATGAAGCCAGACGAAAAAGATGCCGTGATGGAGCGCTTCCAGCAGGGGGCCTTCGACCTGCTGGTCTCCACTACCGTGATTGAGGTGGGAGTGGACATTCCCCAGGCTACCCTGATGATCATCGAAAACGCCGAACGCTTCGGGCTGGCCCAGCTTCACCAGTTGCGCGGGCGGGTGGGGCGGGGGGGGCTGGCATCTTACTGCATCCTGATTGCCGGCGAGACCTCCAAGCGCACCCTCGAGCGTCTGCGGGTGATCGAGGCTTCCACAGACGGCTTCTACATCGCCGAGCAAGACCTGCGACTGCGCGGCCCCGGCGAGCTAAGAGGGGTGCGCCAGTCAGGGATGCCCGACCTGCGGCTCGGTGACCTGGCCTCCGACCAGGCCATCATCGAGCAAAGCCGGGCCCTGGCCAAGGCCATTCTGGAGGCCGACCCCTACCTAGAGCACCCCCAACATGCCCTTCTAAAGCGCGAGTTACAGGCCAGGGCCGAGGCCATCGGCTTCCGCGAGGTGATCTGATGGCCTGAACCTCAGGCAGTCCAAGCTCGAGCCCATCCCCCCAGGAACCCCCTCTCCTGGGGCTTTCTTTTACCTTGGGCTTTGCGCTTTGGGCTCTGGGCCTTAGGCTATATAGCGTGCCAGGAATTGCCATCATTGGAGCCCAGTGGGGCGACGAAGGAAAGGGTAAAGTAACCGATGCCCTCGCAGAGAATGCCGACTTTGTGGTGCGCTACCAGGGAGGGGCCAACGCCGGCCACACCGTGGTGGCCCAGGGCAAAACCTTTAAGCTGAACCTCTTGCCCACCGGGGTTATCCATCCCCAGGCCACCAATATCCTGGGCGACGGCATGGTGATAGACGCCTTCCGCTTTGCCGAAGAGATGCACAACATGCGCAGCGAGGGCTTGCAGCCCAAGGTGCTGGTTTCGGATAAAGCCCATCTGGTGCTCCCTCACCACAAGGCGGTGGAGGCCCGCAACAACTTCGTGGGCACCACTCGCCGGGGCATCGGGCCGGCCTACTCCGACCGGGCGCGGCGGGTGGGCATCCGGGCAGGGGACTTGCTCAACGAGACCGTGCTAAAAGAGCGGGTCGAGACCCTGCTCACCGAAAAACCCAACTCCACCAAAGAGGCGGGCTGGGACACCTCCGCCAAAGCCCTGGCCGATCTTTACAAGATGCGGGAGATACTAGCCCCCCACATCACCGACACCGGAGCCCTGCTGCGCGAGGCCCTCAAGCACGGTAAAAAGGTGCTCTTCGAAGGGGCCCAGGCCACCCTCCTCGACCTCAACTACGGCGACTATCCCTTCGTGACCAGCTCCCACCCCACGGTGGGCGGCATCATCGTGGGAACCGGGGTCAGCCACAAGGCCATCCACAAGGTCTACGGGGTGGCCAAGGCCTACGCCACCCGGGTGGGCAACGGCCCCTTCCCCACCGAACTCCACGGCGAAGAAGACGAGTTTTTGCGCCAGAAGGGGGGCGAGTTCGGGGTGACCACCGGGCGGGCCCGGCGCACCGGCTGGCTCGACCTGGTGCTGCTCAAATATGCCTGCGAGGTGAACGGCTTTGACGGGCTGGTGATCACCAAGCTGGACGTGCTCTCGGGCTTCCCCACCGTGAAGGTAGGTGTGGAACACCTCTCGGATGGCCGCGTGAAGTACGAGGAAATCCCCGGCTGGGGCGACCTCTCGGGCATCCATAGCCGCGAGCAGTTGCCCGAGAGCGTCAAGCGCTTCATCGAGCTAATCGAGGACTACACCGAGACCCCGGTGGTGATGTTCTCCACCAGTCCGCGCCGGGAGGACACTTTTGGGGCGGTGAGCTGGGTTTAGCCTCGTAAGAACTACAAGAACTCTATCTCAATGGTATCGGGGTTAATCGCCAACTCAGGATTCGCTTTCCATATGGCTAGGGCGAGCGTGTAGGTATTCAGAATAGACCTCAAAGACGTATGTGGCGGTTTTGCCTTAACCTTGGTGGAGAGAGATGGCACCGTACTCTTTGTCTCTACAGAAAAACCCGTACCGGACTTAAAGGGGGCAATTTTAGTTCCGAAATTAGTCTCCGTTAGCTTAAGAAGTTCCTCAGGTAAGTCAGGTAGCTTAATTCCTTTGGTCTCCAGGTATCGGTTGTCTGCCAGGCGTATACACAAGTTTAACGACGGACCAGAACCTTTGCTGCTAGGCAGTTGCCCCCTCTTGGTGTATGCCTGCCTTAGCGTCATCCTTTTGGTACTAGTTGCACTTTCCCATCGGCCCATTGCCTCTGGCGAAAGATGACTTTCTAGAATTTGGGCTACTTCTACTAGAGAATCCCTGGTTATTTGCGCCACTTCAAGCTGCTTGAGATAAATCTGTTTCTTGCCACCGCTTGCTCCTACTCCTGGAGCTCCTGTGGTTAGTATAGATTCATCGGGTTGCTCATATTGCTGTTCAGCACTCTCCTCCTTTGAACTATTTGAACTGTTATTCTCGCAATCAATTGGAAATTTTTTGTAGCCTTGCGGTGTAGAAGATCCTGAAGTGCCTAGCAAGACCTTGTATATCTCCCATATATCGCCATCTGTGAAAACAATACTCTCTGGAAAATGCTTTCCCCCTCTAGGAATAGACCAAATACCCTCTTGGCATATCACCGCTAAGATAGAAGCCACCTGTGTTTTCACGTCTTCCTCGAAAAAGAACCTTTTGTTTTTTAGTGGTAATACCTGGCCATCGACTCTCTTGGCCTCAATCGCTACGCGAGGAATTGACCCCCAAGGCGTTTTGTCCATGAGAACGTAGTCCAATACGGGATTTTTGCCGCGCGAATCCGTGGGTAGTGGATACTCTGTAAGTACAGCACCGCTAGCAAAGTCCCAACCTAGCGCTTCGAGAACAGGGTCTATCAAAAGCTGGCGAACTCGTTCTTCGTTTGCAGCCAGGTCGGGCAGATTAGTCAGTATTCGATCACGCACTTCCAATAAGGTTCTGCGCAATGTTTTTTCCATGCCTAATGGTGGCAAAAATTACTTGTTTTTTCAAGGGTAGTCAGAAACTCGCTCAACGCAACACCTCCCCCGGCTTAATCCGCAAGGCCCGCCAGAGGGGCAGCAGCGAGGCCAGCATCACCACCAGCAGGCTGAAACTCGAGACCCACACAAAGTCGGAGGTCTTGATGTCTACCGGCAGGCGGGTTAGGAAGTAGAGTTCGCCGGGAATCTCCACCGGGCGCCAGCGGAAGTAGCTGGATAGGCCCCAGCCAAGCAGGTTACCCATCAGGATGCCCAGCGCTCCCAGAATCAGGCCCTGCAAGGCAAACACCCCGGCCACCTGGACACCCCGCGCCCCCATCACCCGCAACAGGGCAATGTCGGGGGTTTTCTCGATGACTGTAAGCACCAGCACGCTGGCCATACCCAAGGCCGCCACCACCACAATCAGGAAGACCACAATCCCAATCACCCGCTTTTGCAGGGCCAGTTGCTCTATTAGGGTGCGGTTGCTGGACTGCCAGGTCTGGGGGAAGTAGTGGCGACCGGCCAGCGCCATCCCCACCTCGGGGGCTTTGTCGGGGTCGCGCAGCCGGAGTTGGTAGCCCGAGAGGGCCGCGGGCTGTTCCATCAGTGCGCGGGTATCGGCCAGGGTGGTGAAGGCAAACCCGGCGTCGAGCAGGTAGTTGCCGGTCTGGAAGGTGCCCACGACCTCGAGCCCGATTCGCTTCTGGTTGATCGAGACCAGAAACAGCTTGTCGCCCGGATAGGCTCCCAGGCTGCGGGCCAGCGCACTGCCCAGCACAATGCCGCCTTCCTTGAGCCGGGACAGGTCGAGGTCGGGGGTAAACAGCCTGTCCGCCCTCCCCCAGCCCGATCAGGGTGGCAAAGTCGGCTCCTGCCGAGCGACCCGCCTCGGCCCGGCGGGTCAGCAGGGCCTTGGTCAGGAAGACCGGGGTTTGGCCTACTACCTCGGGGTGCGGAGGGGGCGGAGGGCTTTCCTCCGGGTTCAGGCTCTGCAGATAGAGGTGGGGCACCGCCTTCAGGGTGGCCTCTACCAGCCCTTTGATGAAGCCGTTGGTGAGCGAAAGTGCGGTGGTAAGCACCATAATCCCAACCGCCACCCCCAGAAGTGTGATGAGACTCTGGGTTCGACGGTAGCGGAGTTGGCGTAGGGCCAGAAACCAGACAAAGCGCATAGGGTTATGGGTCAAGGGCCTGCTCTGCACCAGGCTGCTGTGGGTGAAAGTCTAGTAGCCGCTCGAGAAGGCTGCATCGTCGGGGACGCAATACTCCAAGTAAACGGCAAGCCCAAACAGGCCTTGGGAAGCCGGAGGGCCAGGAACCCAGTGATCCTTGGCCCTGGATCCTTGACACTAGACTACTCTACCCTCGCCCGCGCTGTATCACCGTCACCCGAACGTTGCGCAGCCCAAAGCGGATGGCCGTACTGCGGTCGGGCAGCCACACATCCAACCGCTCCCGCTTGCGCGGGTGCATGGTGTCCTCTACAACAAACACCCTGCCTTTGAACAGGTAGTTGAAGCGCCCCTTACCCACCCCCGCCGGGGTGCCTAGATCCTCGAGCATGACTTTAGAGCCGTAGGGCAGCTCGCGCAGCATATCCCGGCTCACGGCAATAATGCCGATGCGGGTGCGGGCCCCGGTAGCGGTGATGAAGGGGGTGCTGTCGGTTTCCCGCACCGAGGAGGTATAGGCCGTAGCCTTGAGGGTCATGACTCGGGGGGCCTGGGCCCAGCTCAATCCGAAGGTCGCAATCAGCAGGATCAAGCCAGCAATTCGCAAACGAAATAGCCCTTCCATACGTCCTCGAGGGTAGGGGGGCTCTTCTCAGCTTCTCTTAGAAATAGGCGTCACGTCTCTCATTTAGCCAGCCCCAGAATAGGCCTGCAAGCGAACATCTGGGGCTTTTATGGGCCGGATAAGGCCCATTCGCACCCTGGCTATATGAGAGCAGCCTAAAATCTCACTTTAGTTTTCTCATCTTGGCCTTGACGGCTTCCTGACACGTCTAATGGGCTGGTATACCATATTTATCCTGTGCTGGACGGGTTTTATCCAGAACAAATTAGCAAACTTGTATTACGCCTGTAACGTATAGAAGTAACGCCAGGCCGGCACCCGCTGTCGGATTTGAACATCCGGCCCTTCCCAAGCGGGTTGGTTCGAACTTATTCCAGCACAGCAAGGTAATCGTAGAGGTCGGGCCCGCCGGGGTGAATCTCCAGGCTGAGGTCGGGGAAGGCCTGCGTGAGCCGGGCGACCAGGGCGTCCAGAGTGTCTTTACCGACCGTGGAACCGTGGAAAATGGTCAGTATTTCGTGCTCGCCGTCCTGGGCGGCCAGTTTGACCATATCGAACAGCGCGTCCTCGGGGGTGTCGGCGGCCAGGATCAGTTTGTCGTCGCGCAGGCCGATGGGCTGACCTTCCCGCACGCTCACCCCCCCAATCTCCACGCTGCGGCTGGCCCGGGTCACCTCCAGGGTGACCGCTCTTCTAGAAGCTTCTTCCATCTCGGGCAGGAGTTCGCTCGAGGGCAGTTCGGCCTGATACACCACTGTAGCGGCCAAACCCTGGCCCATGGTACGGGTGGGGATCACGTGTACGGTCTTGCCATCGGCCAGACCCGCTGCTTGCTGGGCCGACATGATCACGTTGGCGTTGTTGGGCAGCACGATCACTTCGGGGTTGGGCAGGCTTTTGATGGCATCCAGAATGTCCTGCACGCTGGGGTTGGCGGTCTGGCCTCCGGCCACAATGCGGGCCCCAAAGCCCCTAAAGGCCTTGACCAGTCCCCAGCCGTTGGCTACCGCTACCAAACCGGTAGGCGGAGGAGCCTCGTCGGCAGCCCCGGCCATCGAGAGAATCTCGGTATGCTGCTGCGACATGTCCTCTACTTTGGTGCGGATCATCTTGCCGTAGCGCGCCACGCTGGCCAGCAGGCCGTCGGGGTCGTTGGTGTGGATATGGCCCTTGACGTAACCCTCGGCCCCCACCACCAGCAAGGAGTCGCCAAACGAGGCCACTGCCTCACGGATTTTCTCGATAGGTTCAGCCACTCCTTCCATCAAGAACTCGGTGCAGTAGCCGAATTCCTCCTCCTCGAAGGCAGTCTGAGCATACTTCTCGATTTTGGGCGGTTCGGGCAAGGGCAAACCCCTAAGGTAGCCCTTGAGGCCCTCGATAAAGCGCAACAAGCCCACCCCTCCGGCATCCACCACCCCGGCCTGCTTGAGCACCGGGAGCAGCTCGGGGGTGCGGTCGGAGGCTGCGCGGCCATGCTGCAAAGCCCCTTGCAGAACCTCCTCGAGGCTCTGGGCCCCCGCCTCCACCGCCTTGCGGGCACCTTCAGCCACCCCCCTCGAGACCGTCAGGATGGTACCCTCCACCGGCTTCATCACCGCCTTGTAGCCCATACGGGAGCCCTCCTCTAAGGCCTGGGCCAGCAAAGCCGGAGAAACCGCGCTGGCTTCTTTGATGGTCTCGGCAAAGCCCTTGAGGATTTGCGAGGTGATGACCCCCGAGTTGCCCCGCGCCCCCAGCAATGAACCATAGCTGATGGCCCGTGCCACCTCGCTCATCTTGCTGGTGTCGGCTAAATCCAGCTCCCGCCGTACCGATTGCAGCGTGAGGTGCATGTTGGTGCCGGTGTCGCCATCCGGCACAGGGTACACGTTCAGGGCGTTGGTCTCCTCTACGTAAACTGCAAACCAGTCGGTCGCATAGCGGAACGCCTTGGCCAGCTCGGCCGGTGAAAGCGCGTTAGCCACGGCTCACCCCCACCACGTGGATGCGCACACTGGAAAGCTCGGCCCCAGCCAGCGTCTTGGCAGCCCACTGCACCCGCTCCCCAATGCTATCCACCACTGTGGGAATGCGGGCACCAAAGGCCACTACCACATACAGGTCGGCCTGATACTTCCCGGCCGCGTTGGGGTCGGGCTTGACCACCACCCCTTCGCTGGCCTCGCTCCGGCCCAGGATACGGCTGATGGATTCGCGGATACCGGCAGGGCTCATCCCGAGCACCCCCGGCACTTCATGCGCAGCCAGGCCCAGGATGGTGGCCAGCGCGCTTTCGGTCACGGTAATGTTTCCTTTCAAGGTTAACCTCCAGATTTGGGTAGTTTACCCTTCAACCCCGCCCCTTCCTGTGGCCGGAAAGCCATTGCACGGGGTTGATTTGATCCCTTATGGCGCAACTATAACGCACCCCTCACCCAGTTTCCAGGCTTTCATGAGGGCTTTCGCATACCTTTTGGATTGGAATCGGTTACCCGGCTAGCGCCCGTTGCCGTTTTCGATTAGGGTGGCCTCCAAGCGGCCAAAGTCACGCCCGAAGATGATCCGAACCGGCGTACGGCGGGCATCGGTACGATACCAGACCTCAATCAGCAAGTCTTCGCGGGCATAACGATAGCCTACCAAGCCATTGCCCGCCAGGAGTTCAAGCTGTCCCTGGGTTAGTTTAGCGTAGTCCACCGCATAGATCCGGCGGGTCTCGGGACGAAGGCGCAGGTAGTAGATGAGCGAGAGCGGATCCATGACCTCTTCCTGGGCGCTGCTCCAGGTGGACTGTTTGCCATCGGGGTAAATCACCTTTGCCCAGGAGCCGTTGTTCTCCTGGCGCTCGAAAAAGAGCCGGGTGGTGCCTTTGAAGGGCTCGCTCAGGGTTTGTCTAAAGCGGTCGGTAAAGAAGTCTAGGCCGACCTGGCTTTCCGACTCGAGACCATAGCCTAGGGCCTGGGCCAGTCCGGTGGGCTCGAGTTTGAGTCGAAAACGCCAACCACCCTCGATTGGCTCCGCACTCAAGTACAGCTTGCCCACCGCAATCCCCTGCCAGGCCAGGTTGTAGACCAGCCGCTCGCCGGGCGGCCAAGGCACACCCTGGGCCAACACGTGCGAGCTAAGCCCCATTAACCCTAGTAGAAAAAATCCGCTGCTCCGAAGCATGGCCCTTTGCCCAAGAGTACAGCCCCGTAGGATGCTTCGGGTTAGAACCCAGGAAAAATCACCCCAACGCCCGCAATAAACTGAACTGGCAAATAGCAGAAAGTGCAACAAAAGCAGGTGCCTAGCGCCTAACCTTTCCCAAAACCTCTACAAAGCTGCCTGAGGCTCGGTGTAGGGCATCCCAAAGGCTTCGGCGACCCCCCGGCAGGTCAGCTTGCCCTGGTGGGTGTTGAGGCCCAGCATCAGGGCAGGATCGTCGTGCAGGGCGTCTAGGCCTTTCTCGGCCAGCCTGAGCAGGTAGGGCAGGGTCTGGTTGGTAAGGGCAAAAGTAGAGGTGCGCGGCACCGCACCCGGCATGTTGGCCACGCCGTAGTGCACCACCCCGTCCACCACGTAGGTAGGGTCGGCGTGGGTGGTGGGCTTGATGGTCTCCACACAGCCGCCCTGATCTACCGCCACATCCACAATCACCGAGGCTTCTTTCATGGTGGAGAGCATCTCGCGGGTAACCAGCTTGGGGGCCTTGGCACCAGGAATCAGTACCGCCCCTATCAAAAGATCGGCATGGCGAATAGAAGCAGCCACATTGGCCTCGGTTGAGGCCAGGGTGATTACCCGACCCCCGAACACATCGTCGAGATACTGCATCCGGGCTTTGTTCACGTCCAGGATGGTCACCTGAGCCCCCATACCCAGCGCAATTTTGGCGGCATTGGTGCCCACAATACCCCCGCCCAGGATCACCACGCTCGCGGGCGCCACCCCCGGCACCCCTCCCAATAGCACCCCACGGCCCCCATGGGGTTTCTCCAGCGCAGCGGCTCCTACCTGCGGCGCCATGCGCCCCGCCACCTCGCTCATGGGCAGTAGCAGCGGCAGTGAGCCGTCCTCGAGCTGCACCGTCTCGTAGGCAATAGCAGTCGTACCCCCCTCGAGCAAAGCCCGGGTGAGGGGCTCGTCGGCAGCCAGGTGCAAATAGGTGAAGAGAATGAGCCCTTTGCGCAGGTACTTGTACTCCTCAGCAATGGGCTCTTTTACCTTCACCACCAGATCGGCCGCCCAGGCCTCATTGGCGCTCACAATTTCGGCCCCGGCTCTTTGGTATTCTGCATCGGATATCCCCGAGCCTACCCCGGCCCCTTGCTGCACCAATACTCGGTGCCCCCGCCGTACCAGGCTGGTCACGCCCCCGGGCGTAAGGGCCACACGGTTCTCGAGGGTCTTGATCTCCTTGGGCACACCAATCACCATATCTACCTCCTGTTTTTAAACAAGAATAGAGGCTTTTTTGGGCATATAAAAGCGATTTCTTACTGGCAAAAGGGTTTTGCGCTTTACAAACTTAAGCCATAATGACAAAAGTGTCTTCCAAACTGCTTGATAAGGCCAACATTGCCATCCTGAA
This genomic stretch from Meiothermus sp. harbors:
- a CDS encoding adenylosuccinate synthase, translating into MPGIAIIGAQWGDEGKGKVTDALAENADFVVRYQGGANAGHTVVAQGKTFKLNLLPTGVIHPQATNILGDGMVIDAFRFAEEMHNMRSEGLQPKVLVSDKAHLVLPHHKAVEARNNFVGTTRRGIGPAYSDRARRVGIRAGDLLNETVLKERVETLLTEKPNSTKEAGWDTSAKALADLYKMREILAPHITDTGALLREALKHGKKVLFEGAQATLLDLNYGDYPFVTSSHPTVGGIIVGTGVSHKAIHKVYGVAKAYATRVGNGPFPTELHGEEDEFLRQKGGEFGVTTGRARRTGWLDLVLLKYACEVNGFDGLVITKLDVLSGFPTVKVGVEHLSDGRVKYEEIPGWGDLSGIHSREQLPESVKRFIELIEDYTETPVVMFSTSPRREDTFGAVSWV
- a CDS encoding 3D domain-containing protein, producing MEGLFRLRIAGLILLIATFGLSWAQAPRVMTLKATAYTSSVRETDSTPFITATGARTRIGIIAVSRDMLRELPYGSKVMLEDLGTPAGVGKGRFNYLFKGRVFVVEDTMHPRKRERLDVWLPDRSTAIRFGLRNVRVTVIQRGRG
- a CDS encoding DAK2 domain-containing protein — its product is MANALSPAELAKAFRYATDWFAVYVEETNALNVYPVPDGDTGTNMHLTLQSVRRELDLADTSKMSEVARAISYGSLLGARGNSGVITSQILKGFAETIKEASAVSPALLAQALEEGSRMGYKAVMKPVEGTILTVSRGVAEGARKAVEAGAQSLEEVLQGALQHGRAASDRTPELLPVLKQAGVVDAGGVGLLRFIEGLKGYLRGLPLPEPPKIEKYAQTAFEEEEFGYCTEFLMEGVAEPIEKIREAVASFGDSLLVVGAEGYVKGHIHTNDPDGLLASVARYGKMIRTKVEDMSQQHTEILSMAGAADEAPPPTGLVAVANGWGLVKAFRGFGARIVAGGQTANPSVQDILDAIKSLPNPEVIVLPNNANVIMSAQQAAGLADGKTVHVIPTRTMGQGLAATVVYQAELPSSELLPEMEEASRRAVTLEVTRASRSVEIGGVSVREGQPIGLRDDKLILAADTPEDALFDMVKLAAQDGEHEILTIFHGSTVGKDTLDALVARLTQAFPDLSLEIHPGGPDLYDYLAVLE
- a CDS encoding Asp23/Gls24 family envelope stress response protein, with the protein product MKGNITVTESALATILGLAAHEVPGVLGMSPAGIRESISRILGRSEASEGVVVKPDPNAAGKYQADLYVVVAFGARIPTVVDSIGERVQWAAKTLAGAELSSVRIHVVGVSRG
- a CDS encoding DUF3108 domain-containing protein; this translates as MGLSSHVLAQGVPWPPGERLVYNLAWQGIAVGKLYLSAEPIEGGWRFRLKLEPTGLAQALGYGLESESQVGLDFFTDRFRQTLSEPFKGTTRLFFERQENNGSWAKVIYPDGKQSTWSSAQEEVMDPLSLIYYLRLRPETRRIYAVDYAKLTQGQLELLAGNGLVGYRYAREDLLIEVWYRTDARRTPVRIIFGRDFGRLEATLIENGNGR
- the ald gene encoding alanine dehydrogenase, with the protein product MVIGVPKEIKTLENRVALTPGGVTSLVRRGHRVLVQQGAGVGSGISDAEYQRAGAEIVSANEAWAADLVVKVKEPIAEEYKYLRKGLILFTYLHLAADEPLTRALLEGGTTAIAYETVQLEDGSLPLLLPMSEVAGRMAPQVGAAALEKPHGGRGVLLGGVPGVAPASVVILGGGIVGTNAAKIALGMGAQVTILDVNKARMQYLDDVFGGRVITLASTEANVAASIRHADLLIGAVLIPGAKAPKLVTREMLSTMKEASVIVDVAVDQGGCVETIKPTTHADPTYVVDGVVHYGVANMPGAVPRTSTFALTNQTLPYLLRLAEKGLDALHDDPALMLGLNTHQGKLTCRGVAEAFGMPYTEPQAAL